One Leifsonia shinshuensis DNA window includes the following coding sequences:
- a CDS encoding PrsW family intramembrane metalloprotease has translation MTAAEALNVESRDHPHHHHGWWWKTLLAGFALWIVTIVVTAFTGNSNLVPTLILLGSFLVPFCVVLFAIERVTGSISTLQLILAFFVGGIFGVLGASLLEAPLHQSFWVYGLIGLIEEFVKVILLVIFGWRTVPKTAKQGALLGATIGAGFAAFESAGYAFNAAITSRGIDLVSLLETELVRAILAPVGHVMWTAILGAVIFGAAAGGRRFRWSWWILLTYACVSLLHAAWDSAADVATFFAVVFNGEAVQELQNGALRQSTANQVEALATAIYVIALVIVSAAGIVTLWLVLRHYHRAAAAPE, from the coding sequence ATGACCGCCGCCGAAGCGCTGAACGTCGAGAGTCGCGACCATCCGCACCATCACCACGGCTGGTGGTGGAAGACCCTCCTCGCGGGGTTCGCGCTGTGGATCGTCACGATCGTCGTCACCGCCTTCACCGGCAACAGCAACCTCGTCCCGACGCTCATCCTGCTCGGGAGCTTCCTGGTGCCGTTCTGCGTGGTGCTGTTCGCGATCGAGCGGGTGACCGGATCGATCAGCACGCTGCAGCTGATCCTCGCGTTCTTCGTCGGCGGCATCTTCGGTGTGCTCGGAGCCTCGCTGCTGGAGGCGCCCCTCCATCAGAGCTTCTGGGTCTACGGGCTGATCGGGCTGATCGAGGAGTTCGTGAAGGTCATCCTCCTGGTGATCTTCGGCTGGCGGACGGTGCCCAAGACCGCGAAGCAGGGCGCGCTGCTCGGGGCGACGATCGGAGCGGGCTTCGCGGCGTTCGAGTCGGCGGGCTACGCGTTCAACGCCGCCATCACCTCCCGCGGCATCGACCTCGTCTCGTTGCTGGAGACCGAGCTGGTGCGTGCGATCCTCGCGCCGGTGGGGCACGTGATGTGGACGGCCATCCTCGGCGCGGTGATCTTCGGCGCGGCCGCAGGCGGGAGGCGGTTCCGCTGGTCGTGGTGGATCCTGCTGACATACGCGTGCGTGTCCCTTCTGCACGCGGCCTGGGACTCGGCGGCGGACGTGGCCACGTTCTTCGCGGTCGTGTTCAACGGCGAGGCGGTGCAGGAACTCCAGAACGGGGCGCTGCGGCAGAGCACGGCGAACCAGGTGGAGGCGCTCGCGACGGCGATCTACGTGATCGCCCTCGTGATCGTGTCGGCGGCGGGCATCGTCACGCTGTGGCTGGTGCTGCGGCACTACCACCGCGCCGCGGCCGCACCGGAGTAG
- a CDS encoding NAD-dependent succinate-semialdehyde dehydrogenase has product MSYAVTNPATGETVKTFDTITDAGLEAAIASADNAYRTWSKTTTVAERAALVRRVGELHVERRQELADIIVREMGKPIEQALGEVDFAGAIYEYYADHASEFLKDEPIQLLDGSGSAVVRRSALGVLLGVMPWNFPYYQVARFAGPNLIIGNTILLKHAEQCPESAAAIERMFLDAGFPEGAYVNIYASHDQIEKVIADPRVQGVSLTGSERAGAAVAEIAGRNLKKVVLELGGSDPFILLSTDDLDATVQNAVDARLDNSGQSCNAAKRFVVADELYDSFLAKFTAKLAEVEATDPTSESSALGPLSSLKAAEGLDEQVQRAVANGATLVRGGGRNGAFFETTVLTDVTPENPASQEEFFGPVAQVFRAKDEADAVRIANDTPFGLGSYLYTTDEEQALRVADQIEAGMVFVNVVLADGAELPFGGVKRSGSGRELGRFGADEFVNKKLIRIGG; this is encoded by the coding sequence ATGAGCTACGCCGTGACCAATCCCGCCACGGGCGAGACGGTCAAGACCTTCGACACGATCACCGACGCCGGCCTGGAGGCCGCGATCGCGTCGGCCGACAACGCGTACCGCACCTGGTCGAAGACGACCACGGTGGCGGAGCGCGCGGCCCTGGTGCGCCGCGTCGGGGAGCTGCACGTGGAGCGCCGCCAGGAGCTGGCCGACATCATCGTGCGCGAGATGGGCAAGCCGATCGAGCAGGCGCTCGGCGAGGTGGACTTCGCCGGGGCGATCTACGAGTACTACGCCGACCACGCGTCGGAGTTCCTGAAGGACGAGCCGATCCAGCTGCTCGACGGCTCCGGCTCCGCGGTCGTCCGCCGCTCGGCGCTCGGCGTGCTGCTCGGCGTCATGCCGTGGAACTTCCCGTACTACCAGGTGGCCCGCTTCGCCGGCCCGAACCTGATCATCGGCAACACCATCCTGCTCAAGCACGCCGAGCAGTGCCCGGAGTCGGCCGCCGCGATCGAGCGGATGTTCCTGGACGCCGGGTTCCCGGAGGGCGCGTACGTCAACATCTACGCCTCGCACGACCAGATCGAGAAGGTCATTGCCGACCCGCGCGTCCAGGGCGTCTCGCTGACCGGCTCGGAGCGCGCGGGCGCCGCGGTCGCCGAGATCGCCGGCCGCAACCTCAAGAAGGTCGTGCTGGAGCTGGGCGGGTCCGACCCGTTCATCCTGCTGTCGACCGACGACCTGGACGCCACCGTGCAGAACGCGGTCGACGCCCGCCTCGACAACAGCGGTCAGTCCTGCAACGCGGCGAAGCGCTTCGTGGTCGCGGACGAGCTGTACGACTCGTTCCTCGCGAAGTTCACCGCCAAGCTCGCCGAGGTGGAGGCCACCGACCCGACCAGCGAGTCCTCGGCGCTCGGCCCGCTCTCGTCGTTGAAGGCGGCCGAGGGCCTGGACGAGCAGGTGCAGCGCGCGGTCGCGAACGGCGCGACGCTGGTGCGCGGCGGCGGCCGCAACGGCGCCTTCTTCGAGACGACCGTGCTCACCGACGTGACCCCCGAGAACCCGGCCTCCCAGGAGGAGTTCTTCGGACCGGTCGCGCAGGTGTTCCGGGCGAAGGATGAGGCGGATGCGGTGCGCATCGCGAACGACACCCCGTTCGGCCTCGGCTCGTACCTCTACACGACCGACGAGGAGCAGGCCCTCCGGGTCGCCGACCAGATCGAGGCCGGCATGGTCTTCGTCAACGTCGTGCTCGCCGACGGCGCCGAGCTGCCCTTCGGTGGCGTGAAGCGCTCCGGCTCGGGCCGTGAGCTCGGCCGCTTCGGCGCCGACGAGTTCGTGAACAAGAAGCTCATCCGCATCGGCGGCTGA
- a CDS encoding esterase/lipase family protein — MQELPIVYCRGYAGPTSQIDSTVNDPFYGFNEGATHTRVNGDGDPMFYQFEGPLLRLLGERAYQVLVRGSQKELLATAADGSLPQKSIWIHRFYDEAATTYAAPTPRSGNLFDRAITWTEDLVREHTQAQGFDIEQAARELYDLVLMVREKTGAPKVFLVAHSMGGLVARCMMQKVCEEDGRIPAKELVAKFCTYATPHGGIVFTGGLLNWLMETFGPAGSDIFSPPKMYGYLTPGKKFGDKPIGVAWDPRVIPPSVFDVDDVFCIIGTDQNDYNLAKLGVGPRSDGLVLIENAYVKGAHRAFVYKSHSGPYGEVNSEEGYQNLARFLFGHWSVQVELSKLPPASVIAAQPDVAWQADLQLAIRGLSVLITEQKAVHYNPVQLNAEIAQHAPGAAGEDSVDAPIPLVGTFLFSKEPPGDLPPTHVTPGVGDDPTPGVAAAGASEVEVAAAPAEPPHRSWWHRFLDSFDGGAEEQGQQAPSSEPENVALDNPLDPTLPAVAAAAVASYAQLSQDLSRYALTLRVYQVITRNGVFDFSSNLEQVGDWQDVLIVDIGRAADGRFGAWTGWNSAVPGAINQLGQMADELTLTPDPHDRNVIRAVLDLPPAARALPIFGPAAQLAFTIVNRDA; from the coding sequence GTGCAAGAGCTGCCGATCGTCTACTGCCGCGGGTATGCCGGCCCGACCAGTCAGATCGACTCCACGGTCAACGATCCCTTCTACGGCTTCAACGAGGGCGCCACCCACACCCGTGTCAACGGGGACGGCGACCCGATGTTCTACCAGTTCGAGGGTCCGCTGCTGCGGCTGCTGGGGGAGCGCGCCTACCAGGTGCTCGTGCGCGGCAGCCAGAAGGAGCTGCTGGCGACGGCCGCGGACGGATCGCTGCCGCAGAAGTCCATCTGGATCCACCGCTTCTACGACGAGGCAGCCACGACCTACGCGGCGCCGACGCCACGCTCCGGGAATCTGTTCGACCGCGCGATCACCTGGACGGAGGACCTGGTCCGCGAGCACACGCAGGCGCAGGGCTTCGACATCGAGCAGGCGGCGCGCGAGCTGTACGACCTCGTGCTGATGGTGCGCGAGAAGACCGGCGCCCCGAAGGTGTTCCTGGTCGCCCACTCGATGGGCGGGCTGGTCGCGCGCTGCATGATGCAGAAGGTGTGCGAGGAGGACGGCCGCATCCCGGCGAAGGAGCTGGTCGCCAAGTTCTGCACCTACGCGACGCCGCACGGTGGGATCGTCTTCACCGGCGGCCTCCTCAACTGGCTGATGGAGACCTTCGGCCCGGCCGGGTCGGACATCTTCTCGCCGCCCAAGATGTACGGCTACCTCACGCCGGGCAAGAAGTTCGGCGACAAGCCGATCGGGGTGGCCTGGGACCCGCGCGTCATCCCGCCGTCGGTGTTCGACGTCGACGACGTGTTCTGCATCATCGGCACCGACCAGAACGACTACAACTTGGCGAAGCTCGGCGTCGGGCCGCGCAGCGACGGGCTGGTGCTGATCGAGAACGCCTACGTGAAGGGCGCCCACCGGGCGTTCGTCTACAAGTCGCACTCCGGCCCGTACGGCGAGGTGAACTCCGAGGAGGGCTACCAGAACCTCGCGCGCTTCCTGTTCGGCCACTGGTCGGTGCAGGTGGAGCTGAGCAAGCTCCCGCCGGCCTCGGTCATCGCGGCGCAGCCGGATGTCGCCTGGCAGGCCGACCTCCAGCTCGCCATCCGCGGCCTGTCGGTGCTGATCACCGAGCAGAAGGCGGTGCACTACAACCCGGTGCAGCTCAACGCGGAGATCGCGCAGCACGCTCCCGGCGCCGCGGGCGAGGACTCGGTGGACGCGCCGATCCCGCTGGTGGGCACGTTCCTGTTCTCGAAGGAGCCGCCGGGCGACCTCCCGCCGACGCACGTGACGCCGGGGGTGGGGGACGACCCGACACCGGGAGTGGCGGCTGCGGGGGCCTCCGAGGTGGAGGTCGCCGCCGCGCCCGCCGAGCCGCCGCACCGGAGCTGGTGGCACCGGTTCCTGGACTCGTTCGACGGGGGCGCGGAGGAGCAGGGACAGCAGGCGCCGTCGAGCGAACCGGAAAACGTCGCGCTGGACAATCCGCTCGATCCGACGCTCCCCGCGGTGGCGGCTGCGGCGGTGGCCTCGTACGCGCAGCTCAGCCAGGACCTCTCCCGCTACGCCCTCACCCTCCGCGTCTACCAGGTCATCACGCGCAACGGCGTCTTCGACTTCTCCAGCAACCTAGAGCAGGTCGGCGACTGGCAGGACGTCCTGATCGTCGACATCGGCCGCGCTGCGGACGGCCGCTTCGGCGCCTGGACGGGCTGGAACAGCGCGGTGCCCGGCGCGATCAACCAGCTCGGCCAGATGGCCGACGAGCTCACGCTCACCCCCGATCCGCACGACCGCAACGTCATCCGCGCCGTCCTCGACCTCCCGCCGGCCGCCCGCGCCCTCCCGATCTTCGGCCCGGCCGCGCAGCTGGCGTTCACGATCGTGAACCGGGACGCGTAG
- a CDS encoding NAD-dependent epimerase/dehydratase family protein produces MRVFVAGGSGVLGRRLVPQLVARGHTVTASTTSAAKLGTIEAMGAAGVVMDGLDGASVGRAVASAEPEAVIHQMTAINPAHAGKPDLKHPDRWFAGTNRLRTEGTDHLLAAAQAQGVTRFLAQGYASWNGLREGGWVKTEADPLDLLPGTPAEPGMLAMKHVEEAVTAFGGTVLRYGAFYGPGATDDQVELVRRRQYPLVGRGQGYSSWVHLDDAASATVLALEQHATGVFDIVDDDPAPANEWLPYLAQAAGAKPPLRIPVWLARIAAGDQAVIMMTEGRGFSNAKAKRELGWELRYPSWRQGFAEGLK; encoded by the coding sequence GTGGCGCGCGGCCACACGGTGACCGCGTCGACGACGAGCGCGGCGAAGCTCGGGACGATCGAGGCGATGGGCGCGGCCGGCGTCGTCATGGACGGGCTGGACGGCGCCTCCGTCGGCCGGGCGGTGGCGTCCGCCGAGCCGGAGGCCGTCATCCACCAGATGACGGCGATCAACCCGGCGCACGCGGGCAAGCCGGACCTCAAGCACCCCGACCGGTGGTTCGCCGGCACCAACCGGCTGCGCACCGAGGGCACCGACCACCTGCTGGCCGCGGCGCAGGCGCAGGGCGTGACGCGGTTCCTCGCCCAGGGCTACGCCAGCTGGAACGGCCTCCGCGAGGGCGGCTGGGTGAAGACGGAGGCCGACCCGCTCGACCTGCTGCCCGGCACGCCCGCGGAGCCCGGGATGCTGGCCATGAAGCACGTGGAGGAGGCGGTGACCGCGTTCGGCGGCACGGTCCTGCGCTACGGCGCCTTCTACGGCCCCGGCGCGACCGATGACCAGGTGGAGCTCGTGCGCCGGAGGCAGTATCCGCTGGTCGGCCGCGGTCAGGGCTACAGCTCGTGGGTGCACCTGGACGACGCCGCGTCGGCGACCGTCCTCGCGCTGGAGCAGCACGCCACCGGAGTGTTCGACATCGTGGACGACGACCCGGCGCCGGCGAACGAATGGCTGCCGTATCTCGCGCAGGCCGCTGGCGCGAAGCCTCCGCTGCGGATCCCGGTGTGGCTGGCGCGGATCGCCGCGGGCGACCAGGCTGTCATCATGATGACCGAGGGCCGCGGCTTCTCCAACGCGAAGGCCAAGCGCGAGCTGGGCTGGGAGCTGCGCTACCCGTCGTGGCGGCAGGGGTTCGCGGAGGGACTGAAATGA
- a CDS encoding ABC transporter permease: MSAPTPTLALKVMRSTVRRPARLGFTVALIVLAVIALAAIFAPFIAPYDPDHVDFSAVYANPSPAHWLGADALGRDTLSRMIFGARTALLGPLLVVIASTLLGIVLGLVAGWRGGWLDATLARVFDVLFAFPSLLIAIMAVALFGKGLVAPVIAMSIAYSPFVARLTRQLVATERSRPYVSAYRVQGFAGSWIAVRRVLPNVAPTVGAQSTLNFGYVLAELAGLSFLGLGVQAPTADWGAMINEAQAGVAGGYFLPAIVPAVAVVIVVVAVNVIGEELSDRIGGRNLA; encoded by the coding sequence ATGAGCGCACCGACCCCGACCCTCGCGCTGAAGGTGATGCGCTCGACCGTTCGGAGGCCCGCCCGGCTCGGCTTCACCGTCGCGCTCATCGTGCTCGCGGTGATCGCGCTCGCGGCGATCTTCGCCCCGTTCATCGCGCCGTACGACCCCGACCATGTGGACTTCTCCGCGGTGTACGCGAACCCGAGCCCCGCGCACTGGCTCGGCGCCGACGCGCTCGGCCGCGACACCCTCAGCCGGATGATCTTCGGCGCCCGCACGGCGCTGCTCGGGCCGCTCCTGGTCGTCATCGCGTCCACGCTGCTCGGCATCGTGCTCGGGCTCGTCGCCGGCTGGCGGGGAGGCTGGCTCGACGCCACGCTCGCCCGCGTCTTCGACGTGCTGTTCGCGTTCCCGTCGCTGCTCATCGCGATCATGGCGGTCGCCCTGTTCGGCAAGGGCCTGGTGGCCCCGGTGATCGCGATGAGCATCGCGTACTCGCCGTTCGTGGCCCGGCTGACCCGCCAGCTCGTCGCGACCGAGCGGTCCCGGCCCTACGTCTCGGCATATCGGGTGCAGGGATTCGCCGGGTCCTGGATCGCCGTGCGGAGGGTGCTGCCCAACGTCGCGCCGACCGTCGGTGCGCAGTCCACCCTGAACTTCGGCTACGTGCTCGCCGAGCTCGCGGGCCTGTCGTTCCTCGGCCTCGGCGTCCAGGCGCCGACGGCCGACTGGGGCGCGATGATCAACGAGGCCCAGGCGGGCGTCGCCGGCGGGTACTTCCTGCCCGCGATCGTGCCCGCCGTCGCCGTGGTGATCGTCGTCGTCGCTGTGAACGTGATCGGCGAGGAGCTCTCGGACCGGATCGGTGGAAGGAACCTCGCATGA
- a CDS encoding dipeptide ABC transporter ATP-binding protein: MTTLLEISGLTLDLPPTAKGAKGRRLLDGIDLAVADGETVGLVGESGSGKSLTSRTVLGLLPERAETTGAVRLDGVDVLTASRAELRRLRLSTAAMVFQDPRAGINPMRTLGDHLTEALRLGEGRPAAEARARAVELLEAVHLPHPEQHLRQYPHEFSGGMLQRVMIAGALAGSPKLLVCDEPTTALDVTTQAQILDVLAEQRDRRAMGMLFITHDLTLAAAFCDRVYVMREGKVVEQGSAGRVLRQPENPYTQRLVAATPTIEVTGDEPREREADGRPPVLEVHDLAKTYQVRGRGPVRAVAGASIAIAAGEALGVVGESGSGKSTLARMIVGLEQPDSGTVQIDGVAQAGRPRTRTDRLRHARRVQMVFQDPYLSLDPRMTAGRAVEDALRLHHPGLSTAGARSQVLGLLGQVGLVEAHAQALPRTLSGGQRQRVAIARALAIEPALLVMDEATSALDVSVQAQVLDLVADIRRERGLTVLFISHNLGVVRTVCERTVVMRSGEIVESGRTVDLLSDPQHEYTRLLLDSVPRAEPDPVA, encoded by the coding sequence ATGACGACCCTGCTCGAGATCTCGGGACTGACTCTCGACCTCCCGCCGACGGCGAAGGGCGCGAAGGGCCGGCGGCTGCTCGACGGCATCGACCTCGCGGTGGCCGACGGCGAGACCGTCGGGCTGGTGGGGGAGTCGGGCTCCGGCAAGTCCCTCACCTCCCGCACCGTGCTCGGCCTGCTGCCCGAGCGCGCGGAGACGACCGGCGCCGTGCGGCTCGACGGCGTTGACGTGCTGACCGCGAGCCGCGCGGAGCTGCGGAGGCTGCGCCTCAGCACCGCCGCGATGGTCTTCCAGGACCCGCGCGCCGGGATCAACCCGATGCGCACCCTCGGCGACCACCTCACCGAGGCGCTGCGCCTCGGCGAGGGGCGCCCGGCCGCCGAGGCCCGCGCCCGCGCGGTCGAGCTGCTGGAGGCCGTGCACCTGCCGCACCCCGAGCAGCACCTGCGGCAGTACCCGCACGAGTTCTCCGGCGGGATGCTGCAGCGCGTGATGATCGCCGGCGCCCTCGCCGGCTCGCCGAAGCTGCTGGTCTGCGACGAGCCGACCACGGCGCTCGACGTGACGACGCAGGCGCAGATCCTCGACGTGCTCGCCGAGCAGCGGGACCGGCGGGCGATGGGGATGCTGTTCATCACCCACGACCTGACGCTCGCCGCGGCCTTCTGCGACCGCGTCTACGTGATGCGTGAGGGGAAGGTCGTCGAGCAGGGCTCGGCGGGTCGGGTGCTGCGCCAGCCGGAGAACCCGTACACGCAGCGGCTGGTCGCGGCGACGCCCACCATCGAGGTGACCGGGGACGAGCCGCGCGAGCGAGAAGCCGATGGGCGGCCTCCCGTGCTGGAGGTGCACGACCTCGCGAAGACCTACCAGGTGCGCGGCCGAGGGCCGGTGCGTGCCGTCGCCGGAGCCTCCATCGCCATCGCGGCCGGCGAGGCGCTCGGCGTCGTGGGGGAGTCCGGGTCGGGCAAGTCGACGCTGGCCCGCATGATCGTGGGCCTGGAGCAGCCGGACTCCGGGACGGTCCAGATCGACGGCGTCGCCCAGGCCGGACGGCCGCGCACGCGCACCGACCGGCTCCGGCACGCGCGCCGTGTGCAGATGGTGTTCCAGGACCCGTACCTCTCGCTCGACCCGCGCATGACGGCCGGCCGTGCCGTGGAGGACGCGCTGCGCCTCCACCATCCCGGCCTCAGCACAGCCGGCGCGCGCTCGCAGGTGCTCGGACTGCTCGGGCAGGTCGGGCTCGTGGAGGCGCACGCGCAGGCGCTGCCGCGCACGCTGTCCGGCGGGCAGCGGCAGCGGGTCGCGATCGCCCGGGCGCTCGCGATCGAGCCGGCGTTGCTCGTCATGGACGAGGCCACCAGCGCGCTCGACGTCTCGGTGCAGGCGCAGGTGCTCGACCTGGTCGCCGACATCCGGCGCGAGCGCGGGCTGACCGTCCTCTTCATCAGCCACAACCTGGGCGTCGTGCGCACGGTCTGCGAGCGGACGGTGGTGATGCGCTCCGGCGAGATCGTCGAGAGCGGCCGCACCGTCGACCTGCTCTCCGACCCGCAGCACGAGTACACCCGGCTGCTGCTCGACTCGGTCCCGCGGGCCGAGCCCGACCCGGTCGCGTGA
- a CDS encoding NAD(P)/FAD-dependent oxidoreductase: MPHTTVFERHAPSAAAIAHLLEGSEHGSFWIADAPAARRPAVEEPFRADLVVVGGGYLGLWAALLAKQEHPGRRVVLLEAERIGWAASGRNGGFCEASLTHGEPNGRSRFPKEFDRLQQLGRENLDAIETTLAELRVDADFERTGLLNVAVEPHQVAWAEEAAADGDGEYLDVEAVREEVDSPTYLAGVWNRRDAALVHPAKLARGLADACDALGVELYEGSPVGGVQTDGSGPVRLPVNGTVVTADRVVLATNVFPSLLKRNALMTVPVYDYVLMTEPLSDAQLADIGWSNRQGLSDMANQFHYYRLSQDNRLLFGGYDAVYHYGRRVDSAYEDRRATFERLAGHLLTTFPQLEGIRATHRWAGAIDTCSRFCAFYGTARKGRVAYASGFTGLGVGSTRFAARVLLDLLGGTPTELTELRMVRSKPTPFPPEPLASTGINLSRWALNRADHNEGRRNVLQKTLDAVGLGFDS; this comes from the coding sequence ATGCCCCACACGACCGTCTTCGAACGGCACGCCCCCTCCGCCGCCGCGATCGCGCACCTCCTGGAGGGCAGCGAGCACGGCTCCTTCTGGATCGCCGACGCGCCGGCCGCCCGGCGCCCCGCCGTCGAGGAGCCGTTCCGCGCCGACCTCGTGGTCGTGGGCGGCGGCTACCTCGGCCTCTGGGCCGCCCTGCTCGCCAAGCAGGAGCATCCCGGCCGCCGGGTGGTGCTGCTGGAGGCCGAGCGGATCGGCTGGGCGGCCTCCGGGCGCAACGGGGGCTTCTGCGAGGCCAGCCTGACGCACGGCGAGCCCAACGGCCGCAGCCGGTTCCCGAAGGAGTTCGACCGCCTCCAGCAGCTCGGCAGGGAGAACCTCGACGCCATCGAGACCACGCTCGCCGAGCTGCGCGTCGACGCCGACTTCGAGCGCACCGGCCTGCTGAACGTCGCGGTCGAGCCGCACCAGGTCGCCTGGGCGGAGGAGGCCGCGGCCGACGGCGACGGGGAGTACCTGGACGTTGAGGCCGTCCGCGAGGAGGTGGACTCGCCGACCTACCTCGCCGGGGTCTGGAACCGCCGCGACGCCGCGCTCGTGCATCCCGCCAAGCTGGCCCGCGGCCTCGCCGACGCCTGCGACGCGCTCGGCGTCGAGCTCTACGAGGGCTCACCGGTCGGCGGCGTGCAGACCGACGGGTCCGGCCCGGTGCGCCTCCCGGTCAACGGCACGGTCGTGACCGCCGACCGGGTCGTGCTCGCCACCAACGTGTTCCCGTCGCTGCTCAAGCGCAACGCGCTGATGACCGTCCCGGTCTACGACTACGTGCTGATGACCGAGCCCCTGAGCGACGCGCAGCTCGCCGACATCGGCTGGAGCAACCGGCAGGGCCTCAGCGACATGGCCAACCAGTTCCACTACTACCGGCTCTCCCAGGACAACCGGCTGCTGTTCGGCGGCTACGACGCGGTGTACCACTACGGCCGCCGCGTCGATTCCGCCTACGAGGACCGCCGCGCGACGTTCGAGCGGCTGGCCGGCCATCTGCTGACGACGTTCCCGCAGCTGGAGGGGATCCGGGCGACGCACCGCTGGGCCGGCGCGATCGACACCTGCAGCCGGTTCTGCGCGTTCTACGGCACCGCCCGCAAGGGACGTGTCGCGTACGCGAGCGGGTTCACCGGGCTGGGCGTCGGGAGCACCCGGTTCGCCGCGCGCGTGCTGCTCGACCTCCTGGGCGGCACGCCGACCGAGCTGACCGAGCTGCGGATGGTGCGCAGCAAGCCGACCCCGTTCCCGCCGGAGCCCCTGGCGAGCACCGGCATCAACCTGAGCCGGTGGGCGCTGAACCGCGCCGACCACAACGAAGGACGCCGCAACGTCCTCCAGAAGACCCTGGACGCGGTGGGGCTCGGCTTCGACTCGTAG
- a CDS encoding RNA polymerase sigma-70 factor, producing the protein MTGDAHSDETFQDLRPLLFSIAYRILGSVTEAEDAVQETWLRYEAAGVRPVSLKAYLSTVVTRVSIDVLSSARVRREAYVGPWFPEPLLSDPYQDPERSAELADSLSMAALLLLERLTPLERAVFVLREVFAFDFPEIATAVGRSEAACRQLAVRARRHMDAGRPRFDADRAEREDLAARFFDAFRAGDVEALRALLLSDVDMVGDGGGKAPQWARRIVGADNVAQVLIAMAGPFATIGGTVEPHEVNGQPGAVFRDRDGRVINTMALEIVGGGVQTIRTVINPDKLAHVGPVADAWSVLREANQARLAAGGDPLPPLAKRVTRD; encoded by the coding sequence ATGACCGGCGACGCGCACAGCGACGAGACCTTCCAGGACCTCCGCCCGCTGCTGTTCTCGATCGCGTACCGCATCCTCGGCAGCGTGACGGAGGCCGAGGACGCCGTGCAGGAGACCTGGCTGCGCTACGAGGCGGCCGGCGTGCGGCCGGTCTCGCTGAAGGCCTACCTGTCCACGGTCGTCACCCGCGTCTCGATCGACGTCCTGTCGTCGGCGCGGGTGCGGCGCGAGGCCTACGTCGGGCCGTGGTTCCCCGAGCCGCTGCTCTCCGACCCGTACCAGGATCCCGAGCGCTCGGCCGAGCTGGCGGACTCGCTGTCGATGGCCGCCCTCCTGCTGCTCGAACGCCTCACCCCGCTGGAGCGCGCGGTGTTCGTGCTGCGCGAGGTGTTCGCGTTCGACTTCCCGGAGATCGCGACGGCGGTCGGCCGGTCGGAGGCCGCGTGCCGCCAGCTCGCCGTGCGCGCCCGCCGGCACATGGACGCGGGCCGGCCGCGCTTCGACGCCGACCGGGCCGAGCGCGAGGACCTCGCCGCCCGGTTCTTCGACGCGTTCCGCGCGGGCGACGTGGAGGCGCTGCGCGCCCTGCTCCTCTCCGACGTGGACATGGTCGGCGACGGCGGAGGCAAGGCGCCGCAGTGGGCGCGGCGCATCGTCGGCGCCGACAACGTGGCGCAGGTGCTGATCGCGATGGCGGGACCGTTCGCGACGATCGGCGGGACCGTCGAGCCGCACGAGGTGAACGGCCAGCCCGGCGCGGTGTTCCGCGACCGCGACGGCCGCGTGATCAACACGATGGCGCTGGAGATCGTCGGCGGCGGCGTCCAGACCATCCGCACGGTCATCAACCCCGACAAGCTGGCGCACGTCGGCCCGGTCGCCGACGCCTGGTCGGTGCTGCGGGAGGCCAACCAGGCGCGCCTCGCGGCGGGCGGCGACCCGCTGCCTCCGCTGGCCAAGCGCGTCACGCGCGACTGA